Proteins encoded in a region of the Tripterygium wilfordii isolate XIE 37 chromosome 21, ASM1340144v1, whole genome shotgun sequence genome:
- the LOC119990138 gene encoding probable beta-1,3-galactosyltransferase 4 isoform X2 translates to MTWKNRGVESASKNAVSKKWTLLLCIGCFCAGVLFSDRIGDEPEVKNISRTTRMEDEKLKLMPEDCNPQIDEKREYKDIVGEVSKTHDAIHTLDKTISNLEMELAAARAAQDSLLNGSPVSETVKIAESGRKRKYLMVVGINTAFSSRKRRDSVRATWMPQGDKRKKLEAEKGIVIRFVIGHSATSGGILDRAIEAEEKKHGDLLRLEHVEGYLELSAKTKTFFATAVALWDADFYIKVDDDVHVNIATLGATLARHLSKRMVYIGCMKSGPVLAQKGVKYYEPEYWKFGEVGNKYFRHATGQLYAISNDLATYISINQHVLHKYTNEDVSLGSWFIGLDVEHIDDRRLCCGTPPDCEWKAQAGNICVASFDWSCSGICRSVERIKEVHQRCGEGEHVLWNTAF, encoded by the exons ATGACTTGGAAGAACAGAGGAGTTGAATCGGCTTCAAAGAATGCGGTGTCAAAGAAATGGACTCTTCTGCTTTGTATTGGCTGCTTCTGTGCTGGAGTGCTCTTCTCTGACAG AATTGGGGATGAACCTGAAGTTAAAAATATATCAAGGACAACAAGAATGGAAGATGAGAAGCTGAAGTTAATGCCAGAGGACTGTAATCCACAAATT GATGAAAAGCGCGAATACAAGGACATTGTGGGGGAAGTTTCAAAGACTCATGATGCTATACA TACACTGGATAAAACAATTTCAAATCTGGAGATGGAGTTGGCTGCCGCAAGGGCTGCACAAGATTCTTTACTCAATGGTTCACCTGTATCAGAGACTGTGAAAATAGCTGAATCGGGTcgcaaaagaaaatatttaatgGTTGTAGGCATCAATACTGCTTTTAGCAGTCGAAAACGAAGAGATTCAGTTCGTGCTACTTGGATGCCGCAAG GAGATAAAAGAAAGAAGCTTGAGGCCGAGAAGGGCATCGTTATTCGCTTTGTAATAGGTCACAG TGCTACATCAGGTGGTATCCTTGATAGAGCAATTGAAGCAGAGGAAAAGAAACACGGGGATCTTTTGAGGCTG GAGCATGTTGAGGGTTACCTGGAATTGTCGGCAAAAACCAAGACATTCTTTGCAACTGCGGTTGCTTTGTGGGATGCAGATTTCTACATCAAAGTCGATGATGATGTGCACGTAAATATAG CAACTCTTGGAGCAACTCTAGCCAGGCATTTGTCAAAGCGTATGGTATATATTGGATGCATGAAATCTGGTCCAGTCCTTGCTCAGAA GGGAGTGAAATATTATGAACCTGAGTATTGGAAATTTGGGGAGGTGGGAAACAAATATTTCCGGCATGCTACAGGGCAGTTATATGCGATTTCCAATGATTTGGCTACTTATATCTCAATTAACCA GCATGTGCTGCACAAGTATACTAATGAGGATGTTTCCTTGGGATCGTGGTTTATTGGATTGGACGTGGAGCATATTGATGACCGGAGACTCTGTTGCGGAACCCCACCAG ATTGTGAGTGGAAGGCTCAGGCGGGCAACATCTGTGTTGCTTCCTTTGATTGGAGCTGTAGTGGGATCTGCCGGTCCGTTGAGAGGATAAAGGAGGTTCACCAGCGATGCGGGGAGGGAGAACATGTCTTATGGAACACAGCGTTCTGA
- the LOC119990138 gene encoding probable beta-1,3-galactosyltransferase 4 isoform X1, with translation MTWKNRGVESASKNAVSKKWTLLLCIGCFCAGVLFSDRIGDEPEVKNISRTTRMEDEKLKLMPEDCNPQIDEKREYKDIVGEVSKTHDAIHTLDKTISNLEMELAAARAAQDSLLNGSPVSETVKIAESGRKRKYLMVVGINTAFSSRKRRDSVRATWMPQGDKRKKLEAEKGIVIRFVIGHSATSGGILDRAIEAEEKKHGDLLRLQEHVEGYLELSAKTKTFFATAVALWDADFYIKVDDDVHVNIATLGATLARHLSKRMVYIGCMKSGPVLAQKGVKYYEPEYWKFGEVGNKYFRHATGQLYAISNDLATYISINQHVLHKYTNEDVSLGSWFIGLDVEHIDDRRLCCGTPPDCEWKAQAGNICVASFDWSCSGICRSVERIKEVHQRCGEGEHVLWNTAF, from the exons ATGACTTGGAAGAACAGAGGAGTTGAATCGGCTTCAAAGAATGCGGTGTCAAAGAAATGGACTCTTCTGCTTTGTATTGGCTGCTTCTGTGCTGGAGTGCTCTTCTCTGACAG AATTGGGGATGAACCTGAAGTTAAAAATATATCAAGGACAACAAGAATGGAAGATGAGAAGCTGAAGTTAATGCCAGAGGACTGTAATCCACAAATT GATGAAAAGCGCGAATACAAGGACATTGTGGGGGAAGTTTCAAAGACTCATGATGCTATACA TACACTGGATAAAACAATTTCAAATCTGGAGATGGAGTTGGCTGCCGCAAGGGCTGCACAAGATTCTTTACTCAATGGTTCACCTGTATCAGAGACTGTGAAAATAGCTGAATCGGGTcgcaaaagaaaatatttaatgGTTGTAGGCATCAATACTGCTTTTAGCAGTCGAAAACGAAGAGATTCAGTTCGTGCTACTTGGATGCCGCAAG GAGATAAAAGAAAGAAGCTTGAGGCCGAGAAGGGCATCGTTATTCGCTTTGTAATAGGTCACAG TGCTACATCAGGTGGTATCCTTGATAGAGCAATTGAAGCAGAGGAAAAGAAACACGGGGATCTTTTGAGGCTG CAGGAGCATGTTGAGGGTTACCTGGAATTGTCGGCAAAAACCAAGACATTCTTTGCAACTGCGGTTGCTTTGTGGGATGCAGATTTCTACATCAAAGTCGATGATGATGTGCACGTAAATATAG CAACTCTTGGAGCAACTCTAGCCAGGCATTTGTCAAAGCGTATGGTATATATTGGATGCATGAAATCTGGTCCAGTCCTTGCTCAGAA GGGAGTGAAATATTATGAACCTGAGTATTGGAAATTTGGGGAGGTGGGAAACAAATATTTCCGGCATGCTACAGGGCAGTTATATGCGATTTCCAATGATTTGGCTACTTATATCTCAATTAACCA GCATGTGCTGCACAAGTATACTAATGAGGATGTTTCCTTGGGATCGTGGTTTATTGGATTGGACGTGGAGCATATTGATGACCGGAGACTCTGTTGCGGAACCCCACCAG ATTGTGAGTGGAAGGCTCAGGCGGGCAACATCTGTGTTGCTTCCTTTGATTGGAGCTGTAGTGGGATCTGCCGGTCCGTTGAGAGGATAAAGGAGGTTCACCAGCGATGCGGGGAGGGAGAACATGTCTTATGGAACACAGCGTTCTGA